In Pseudomonas fluorescens NCIMB 11764, a single window of DNA contains:
- a CDS encoding glycosyltransferase has translation MSSRKFGLNLVVVLAIAALFTGFWALINRPVTAPNWPEQISGFSYSPFQQGQYPQKEQYPTDDQMRRDLEIMSKLTDNIRTYSVDGTLGDIPKLAEEFGLRVTLGIWISPDLERNEREITRAIEIANSSRSVVRVVVGNEAIFRKEITAAELSVILDRVRAAVKVPVTTSEQWHVWEEHPELAKHVDLIAAHVLPYWEYVPVDKAGQFVLDRARDLKKMFPKKPLLLSEVGWPSNGRMRGGTDASPADQAIYLRTLVNKLNRQGFNYFVIEAFDQPWKASDEGSVGAYWGVFNAARQQKFNFEGPVVAIPQWRVLAIGSAVLALLSLTLLMIDGSALRQRGRTFLTFIAFLCGSVLVWIGYDYSQQYSTWFSLTVGFLLALGALGVFIVLLTEAHELAEAVWTHKRRREFLPVVGDSDYRPKVSIHVPCYNEPPEMVKQTLNALANLDYPDFEVLIIDNNTKDPAVWEPVRDYCATLGPRFKFFHVAPLAGFKGGALNYLIPHTAKDAEVIAVIDSDYCVDPNWLKHMVPHFADPKIAVVQSPQDYRDQNESTFKKLCYAEYKGFFHIGMVTRNDRDAIIQHGTMTMTRRSVLEELGWADWCICEDAELGLRVFEKGLSAAYYHTSYGKGLMPDTFIDFKKQRFRWAYGAIQIIKRHTASLLRGKDTELTRGQRYHFLAGWLPWVADGMNIFFTVGALLWSAAMIIVPQRVDPPLLIFAIPPLALFVFKVGKIIFLYRRAVGVNLKDAFCAALAGLALSHTIAKAVLYGFFTSSIPFFRTPKNADNHGFWVAISEAREEVFIMLLLWGAALGIFLVNGLPSNDMRFWVIMLLVQSLPYLAALIMAFLSSLPKPAVEAETAPAV, from the coding sequence ATGTCATCGCGTAAATTTGGACTCAACCTGGTCGTGGTGCTCGCCATCGCAGCCTTGTTTACCGGCTTCTGGGCGCTGATCAACCGCCCGGTCACCGCCCCCAACTGGCCCGAACAAATCTCCGGGTTCTCCTACTCGCCGTTCCAGCAAGGCCAGTACCCGCAGAAAGAGCAGTATCCGACCGATGATCAAATGCGTCGGGACCTGGAGATCATGAGCAAGCTGACGGACAACATCCGTACTTACTCGGTCGATGGCACCCTGGGCGACATTCCCAAGCTGGCTGAAGAATTCGGCCTGCGGGTCACTCTCGGCATCTGGATCAGCCCGGACCTGGAACGCAACGAGCGCGAGATCACCCGAGCCATCGAAATCGCCAACTCCTCACGCAGCGTGGTTCGCGTGGTGGTAGGCAACGAGGCGATCTTCCGTAAGGAAATTACCGCTGCGGAACTCAGCGTGATCCTTGATCGCGTCCGTGCCGCCGTGAAGGTCCCGGTCACCACGTCCGAGCAATGGCACGTCTGGGAAGAACACCCGGAACTGGCCAAGCACGTCGACCTGATTGCCGCGCACGTTCTGCCTTACTGGGAATACGTGCCGGTGGACAAGGCCGGCCAATTCGTCCTCGACCGCGCCCGCGACCTGAAAAAGATGTTCCCGAAAAAACCGCTGTTGCTTTCGGAGGTTGGCTGGCCGAGCAACGGCCGCATGCGTGGCGGCACCGATGCGAGCCCGGCGGATCAGGCGATCTACCTGCGCACGCTGGTGAACAAGCTCAACCGCCAAGGCTTCAACTACTTCGTGATCGAAGCGTTTGACCAGCCGTGGAAAGCCAGTGACGAAGGTTCGGTGGGCGCGTACTGGGGCGTGTTCAACGCCGCGCGTCAGCAGAAATTCAACTTCGAAGGCCCGGTGGTCGCGATTCCGCAATGGCGCGTGCTGGCCATCGGCTCGGCGGTACTGGCCTTGCTGTCCCTGACCTTGCTGATGATCGACGGCTCGGCCCTGCGTCAACGTGGCCGTACCTTCCTGACCTTTATCGCGTTCCTGTGCGGTTCGGTATTGGTGTGGATCGGTTATGACTACAGCCAGCAATACAGCACCTGGTTCAGCCTGACGGTCGGATTCCTGCTCGCACTTGGCGCGCTCGGGGTCTTTATCGTATTGCTGACCGAGGCCCACGAACTGGCCGAAGCGGTCTGGACCCACAAGCGGCGGCGTGAATTCCTGCCCGTTGTAGGCGATTCGGACTACAGGCCGAAAGTGTCGATTCACGTCCCTTGCTACAACGAGCCGCCGGAGATGGTCAAACAGACCCTCAATGCCCTGGCCAACCTCGACTATCCGGACTTCGAAGTCCTGATCATCGACAACAACACCAAGGACCCGGCGGTCTGGGAACCGGTGCGCGATTACTGCGCAACCCTGGGCCCGCGCTTCAAGTTCTTCCACGTCGCACCTCTGGCCGGTTTCAAGGGCGGCGCGCTGAACTACCTGATTCCGCACACCGCCAAGGATGCGGAAGTGATTGCGGTGATCGACTCCGATTACTGCGTCGACCCGAACTGGCTCAAGCACATGGTGCCGCACTTCGCCGATCCGAAAATCGCTGTGGTGCAGTCGCCGCAGGATTACCGCGACCAGAACGAAAGCACCTTCAAGAAGCTCTGCTATGCGGAATACAAAGGCTTCTTCCACATCGGCATGGTCACCCGTAACGACCGCGACGCGATCATCCAGCACGGCACCATGACCATGACCCGTCGCTCGGTGCTCGAGGAGCTGGGCTGGGCTGACTGGTGTATCTGTGAAGATGCCGAACTGGGTCTGCGTGTGTTCGAGAAAGGTTTGTCGGCGGCGTATTACCACACCAGCTACGGCAAAGGGCTGATGCCCGATACCTTTATCGACTTCAAGAAACAGCGTTTCCGCTGGGCCTACGGTGCGATTCAGATCATCAAGCGTCACACCGCGAGTTTGCTGCGCGGCAAGGACACCGAGCTGACCCGCGGCCAGCGTTACCACTTCCTCGCGGGCTGGTTGCCGTGGGTGGCCGATGGCATGAACATCTTCTTCACCGTCGGCGCACTGTTGTGGTCGGCGGCGATGATCATCGTTCCGCAGCGCGTCGATCCACCATTGCTGATTTTCGCGATCCCGCCATTGGCCCTGTTCGTGTTCAAGGTCGGCAAGATCATCTTCCTTTACCGTCGCGCCGTTGGCGTGAACCTGAAGGACGCGTTCTGCGCGGCACTGGCAGGCCTGGCGCTGTCGCACACCATCGCCAAAGCGGTGCTGTACGGCTTCTTCACCAGCAGCATTCCGTTCTTCCGTACGCCGAAAAACGCCGACAACCACGGCTTCTGGGTGGCGATTTCGGAGGCCCGTGAAGAGGTGTTCATCATGTTGCTGTTGTGGGGCGCGGCGCTGGGGATCTTCCTCGTGAACGGGCTGCCGAGCAACGACATGCGCTTCTGGGTGATCATGTTGCTGGTGCAGTCGCTGCCGTACCTGGCGGCGCTGATCATGGCGTTCCTGTCCTCGCTGCCGAAACCGGCGGTCGAGGCCGAAACGGCACCGGCAGTCTAA
- a CDS encoding SufE family protein yields the protein MNLPADAITALDTFQKTASWEQRARLLMQWGDRLPVLSDVDKVEANRVHGCESQVWLVGALQDGHWQFSASSDARLIRGLVALLLARVNGLSAVELQQVDLPEWFNQLGLSRQLSPSRSNGLNAVLQRMNELAQ from the coding sequence ATGAACTTGCCGGCTGACGCCATCACGGCGCTGGATACTTTCCAGAAGACGGCGAGTTGGGAACAACGGGCGCGGCTGCTGATGCAATGGGGCGACCGTCTGCCCGTGTTGAGCGATGTGGACAAGGTGGAGGCCAACCGTGTGCATGGCTGCGAAAGTCAGGTGTGGTTGGTCGGCGCGTTGCAGGACGGCCATTGGCAGTTCAGCGCGAGCAGTGATGCACGCCTGATTCGCGGGTTGGTGGCGTTGTTGCTGGCGCGGGTTAACGGGCTGTCGGCGGTTGAGTTGCAGCAGGTGGATTTGCCGGAGTGGTTCAACCAGTTGGGCTTGTCCCGACAACTGTCGCCCTCGCGGAGTAATGGCCTCAACGCCGTGTTACAGCGGATGAATGAGTTGGCTCAGTAG
- the dapD gene encoding 2,3,4,5-tetrahydropyridine-2,6-dicarboxylate N-succinyltransferase → MSTTVFSLAFGVGTQNRQGAWLEVFYAQPLLNPSAELVAAIAPVLGYTEGNQAIAFSTAQASQLAEAIKGVDAAQAALLTRLAESHKPLVATILAEDAQLTSTPEAYLKLHLLSHRLVKPHGLNLAGVFPLLPNVAWTSQGAIDLAELAEHQLEARLRGELLEVFSVDKFPKMTDYVVPAGVRIADAARIRLGAYVGEGTTVMHEGFVNFNAGTEGPGMIEGRVSAGVFVGKGSDLGGGCSTMGTLSGGGNIVIKVGEGCLIGANAGIGIPLGDRNTVESGLYVTAGTKVALLDENNKLVKVVKARELAGQPDLLFRRNSETGAVECKTHKSAIELNEALHAHN, encoded by the coding sequence ATGTCCACTACCGTATTCAGCCTGGCCTTTGGTGTCGGCACTCAAAACCGTCAAGGCGCGTGGCTGGAAGTGTTTTACGCACAGCCATTGCTCAATCCTTCGGCCGAACTGGTCGCGGCCATCGCCCCGGTCCTGGGCTATACCGAAGGCAATCAGGCCATCGCCTTCAGCACCGCTCAGGCCTCGCAACTGGCTGAAGCCATCAAAGGCGTCGACGCGGCGCAGGCTGCGTTGCTGACCCGTCTGGCCGAGAGCCACAAACCGCTGGTCGCGACCATTCTGGCCGAAGACGCGCAACTGACTTCCACGCCTGAGGCCTACCTCAAGCTGCACCTGCTGTCCCATCGCCTGGTCAAGCCGCATGGCCTGAACCTGGCCGGCGTGTTCCCGCTGCTGCCGAACGTCGCGTGGACCAGCCAGGGCGCCATCGACCTCGCCGAACTGGCCGAGCATCAACTGGAAGCCCGTCTGCGCGGCGAGCTGCTGGAAGTGTTCTCGGTGGACAAGTTCCCGAAAATGACCGACTACGTGGTACCGGCCGGCGTGCGTATCGCCGACGCGGCACGTATTCGTCTGGGCGCCTACGTCGGCGAAGGCACCACCGTGATGCACGAAGGTTTCGTCAACTTCAACGCCGGCACCGAAGGCCCGGGCATGATCGAAGGCCGCGTTTCCGCGGGTGTCTTCGTCGGCAAGGGTTCGGACCTGGGCGGCGGTTGCTCGACCATGGGCACCCTGTCGGGTGGCGGCAACATCGTGATCAAGGTGGGCGAAGGCTGCCTGATCGGCGCCAACGCCGGTATCGGTATCCCGTTGGGCGACCGCAACACCGTTGAATCGGGCCTGTACGTGACCGCCGGCACCAAAGTGGCACTGCTGGACGAGAACAACAAGCTGGTCAAGGTCGTGAAGGCCCGTGAACTGGCCGGTCAGCCTGACCTGCTGTTCCGCCGCAATTCGGAAACCGGTGCCGTGGAATGCAAAACCCACAAATCGGCGATCGAACTGAACGAAGCGCTGCACGCTCACAACTAA
- the dapE gene encoding succinyl-diaminopimelate desuccinylase produces the protein MTAHADLSPTLQLAIDLIRRPSVTPLDADCQKQMMQRLGDAGFTLEPMRIEDVDNFWATHGKHDGPVLCFAGHTDVVPTGPVTAWQIDPFNALIDEHGMLCGRGAADMKGSLASMTVAAERFVADYPDHKGKVAFLITSDEEGPAHHGTKAVVERLAARKERLDWCIVGEPSSTTLVGDVVKNGRRGSLGAKLTVRGVQGHVAYPHLAKNPIHLAAPALAELAAEHWDHGNDFFPPTSFQISNVNSGTGATNVIPGDLVAVFNFRFSTESTVEGLQKRVADILDRHGLDWHIDWALSGLPFLTEPGALLDAVASSIKDVTGRDTKASTSGGTSDGRFIATMGTQVVELGPVNATIHQVNERVLAADLDVLTEIYYQTLIKLLA, from the coding sequence ATGACGGCCCACGCCGACCTTTCGCCGACCCTTCAACTCGCCATCGACCTGATCCGCCGTCCGTCCGTGACGCCGCTCGACGCCGATTGCCAGAAGCAGATGATGCAGCGCCTGGGCGATGCCGGTTTCACCCTGGAACCGATGCGCATCGAAGATGTGGATAACTTCTGGGCTACCCACGGCAAACACGACGGCCCAGTGCTGTGTTTCGCCGGTCACACCGACGTGGTCCCGACCGGCCCGGTAACGGCCTGGCAGATCGATCCGTTCAACGCGCTGATCGACGAACACGGCATGCTCTGCGGCCGTGGCGCGGCGGACATGAAAGGCAGCCTCGCGTCCATGACCGTGGCCGCCGAGCGCTTCGTCGCCGACTACCCGGATCACAAGGGCAAGGTCGCGTTCCTGATCACCAGCGACGAAGAAGGCCCGGCGCATCACGGCACCAAGGCGGTCGTCGAGCGCCTCGCCGCTCGCAAGGAGCGTCTGGACTGGTGCATCGTCGGTGAACCGTCGAGCACCACGCTGGTGGGTGACGTGGTCAAGAACGGCCGTCGCGGTTCCCTTGGCGCCAAACTGACCGTGCGCGGTGTGCAGGGTCACGTCGCTTATCCACACCTGGCCAAGAACCCGATCCACCTCGCCGCCCCGGCGCTGGCCGAACTGGCCGCGGAACACTGGGACCACGGCAACGATTTCTTCCCGCCGACCAGTTTCCAGATTTCCAATGTGAATTCCGGCACGGGCGCGACCAACGTGATCCCGGGTGATCTGGTGGCGGTGTTCAACTTCCGCTTCTCCACCGAATCCACCGTCGAAGGTCTGCAAAAGCGCGTCGCCGACATCCTCGACAGGCATGGCCTGGACTGGCACATCGACTGGGCGCTGTCCGGCCTGCCGTTCCTCACCGAACCAGGCGCGTTGCTGGATGCCGTGGCATCAAGCATCAAGGACGTCACCGGTCGCGACACCAAGGCGTCCACCAGCGGTGGCACCTCCGACGGCCGCTTCATCGCGACCATGGGTACACAAGTGGTTGAACTGGGCCCGGTCAACGCGACGATCCACCAGGTCAACGAGCGTGTGCTGGCCGCTGATCTCGACGTGCTGACCGAAATCTACTACCAGACCCTGATCAAGTTGCTCGCCTGA
- a CDS encoding putative RNA methyltransferase, with the protein MLACPICNEPLNAVDNGVACPAGHRFDRARQGYLNLLPVQHKNSRDPGDNLAMVEARRDFLNAGHYAPVVKRLAELAAEYAPQRWLDIGCGEGYYTAQIAEALPNADGYALDISREAVKRACKRNPQLTWLIASMARVPLASGSCQFLASVFSPLDWEEAKRLLSPGGGLMKVGPTSGHLMELRERLYDEVREYTDDKHLALVPQGMALQHSETLEFKLTLSSGQDRANLLAMTPHGWRASAERRAAVIEQAEPFEVTVSMRYDYFVLQ; encoded by the coding sequence ATGCTCGCCTGCCCGATCTGCAACGAACCGTTGAACGCGGTGGACAATGGTGTGGCCTGCCCCGCCGGGCATCGTTTCGACCGTGCGCGCCAGGGTTATCTGAACCTGTTGCCGGTGCAGCACAAAAACAGCCGCGACCCTGGGGATAACCTGGCGATGGTTGAAGCCCGACGCGACTTCCTGAACGCCGGCCACTACGCGCCGGTGGTCAAGCGCCTCGCTGAACTGGCGGCTGAATACGCGCCGCAGCGCTGGCTCGACATCGGTTGTGGGGAGGGTTACTACACCGCACAAATCGCCGAGGCCTTGCCCAACGCTGACGGTTACGCGCTGGACATCTCCCGGGAAGCGGTCAAACGCGCCTGCAAACGCAACCCGCAGCTGACCTGGTTGATCGCCAGCATGGCGCGGGTGCCGCTGGCCTCTGGCAGCTGTCAGTTTCTCGCCAGCGTCTTCAGCCCGCTGGACTGGGAAGAAGCCAAGCGCTTGCTCAGTCCCGGCGGCGGCTTGATGAAAGTCGGGCCGACCAGCGGCCATCTGATGGAATTGCGCGAACGGCTGTACGATGAAGTGCGTGAGTACACCGACGACAAGCACCTGGCGCTGGTCCCGCAAGGCATGGCTTTGCAGCACAGCGAAACCCTGGAATTCAAACTGACGCTTTCAAGTGGTCAGGATCGCGCCAACCTGTTGGCCATGACACCCCACGGCTGGCGCGCCAGCGCCGAACGCCGGGCGGCGGTCATCGAACAGGCCGAGCCGTTCGAGGTCACCGTGTCGATGCGTTACGATTACTTCGTACTTCAATAA
- a CDS encoding Na+/H+ antiporter: MQTAYTVLILLMLVSVSRLVGRVIPLPLPLVQIAAGALLAWPTLGLHVALDPELFLFLFLPPLLFSDGWRMPKRELWRLRGPILTLAVGLVLFTVVGAGYFIHWLLPGIPLPVAFALAAVLSPTDAVAVSAISQNRLPTPLMHMLQGEALMNDASGLVTFKFALAAAVTGVFSLANASVTFVLVAVGGLAVGVALSWLVGRLRSWMIARGWDDPATHVVFMLLLPFAAYVLAERLGASGILSAVAAGMMQSWLDLLPRQTSTRLLNRSVWSLLEFAFNGLIFLLLGLQLPDIIKAVVSHETSLWPTLLYRCLDVLAIFVVLVVLRFVWVQSIWRLSGLLRRWRGKGEMVNVPTARSCWLLTVGGVRGAVTLAGVLSVPMLVAGDAFPERDLLIFIAAGVILLSLIAACIVLPLLLRGIEKSPDDKRRSEVREAWRKTAEAAIHALEAEEANPQDAGQAALAVELKARIMSEYRHQLEVFNDSAEAQALAFQMDLLERRLRLKALRAQRLELYKLSRHHQIGDDVLREVLGELDLSEANLGK, encoded by the coding sequence ATGCAAACCGCTTACACCGTCCTGATCCTGTTGATGCTGGTCAGCGTTTCGCGTCTGGTCGGACGCGTGATCCCGTTACCGTTGCCACTGGTGCAAATCGCCGCGGGTGCCTTGCTGGCCTGGCCGACGCTGGGGCTGCATGTGGCGCTGGATCCCGAATTGTTTCTTTTTCTGTTCCTGCCGCCGCTGTTGTTTTCCGACGGCTGGCGCATGCCCAAGCGTGAGTTGTGGCGTTTGCGCGGGCCGATCCTGACCCTGGCGGTGGGCCTGGTATTGTTCACCGTCGTCGGTGCCGGTTATTTCATTCATTGGTTACTGCCAGGCATCCCGCTGCCGGTGGCTTTTGCCCTGGCGGCGGTGTTATCGCCGACGGACGCGGTGGCCGTCTCGGCGATTTCGCAGAACCGCTTGCCGACGCCGTTGATGCACATGTTGCAGGGCGAGGCGCTGATGAATGACGCTTCGGGCCTGGTGACGTTCAAGTTTGCCCTGGCAGCAGCGGTGACCGGCGTGTTCTCCCTGGCCAACGCCAGCGTGACGTTTGTGTTGGTGGCGGTCGGCGGCCTCGCTGTCGGTGTGGCGCTGAGCTGGCTGGTCGGGCGCTTGCGCTCGTGGATGATCGCTCGCGGCTGGGATGATCCTGCCACTCATGTGGTTTTCATGTTGCTGCTGCCGTTTGCGGCTTATGTGCTGGCGGAACGACTTGGCGCATCGGGCATTCTGTCTGCCGTGGCGGCGGGGATGATGCAGAGTTGGCTCGATCTGCTGCCGCGCCAGACCAGCACCCGGTTGCTCAATCGCAGCGTCTGGTCGCTGCTGGAGTTCGCCTTCAATGGCCTGATCTTCCTGCTGCTGGGGTTGCAACTGCCAGACATCATCAAAGCCGTGGTCAGCCACGAAACGTCTTTGTGGCCGACGTTGCTTTACCGTTGTCTCGACGTGCTGGCGATTTTCGTCGTGTTGGTGGTGTTGCGGTTCGTCTGGGTACAGAGCATCTGGCGTCTGTCGGGACTGTTGCGTCGCTGGCGCGGCAAGGGCGAAATGGTCAACGTGCCGACCGCACGATCCTGCTGGTTGCTGACGGTGGGTGGGGTGCGCGGAGCGGTGACGCTGGCGGGCGTGTTGTCTGTTCCGATGTTGGTAGCGGGTGATGCATTTCCTGAACGAGATCTGCTGATCTTCATTGCGGCCGGGGTCATTCTGCTGTCGCTGATTGCAGCCTGTATCGTGCTGCCCCTGTTGTTGCGTGGCATCGAAAAGAGCCCGGACGACAAACGTCGCAGTGAGGTGCGCGAGGCCTGGCGAAAAACCGCCGAAGCGGCCATTCATGCCCTCGAAGCCGAAGAAGCCAATCCACAGGACGCCGGGCAGGCGGCGCTCGCCGTCGAACTCAAGGCGCGGATCATGTCCGAGTATCGGCATCAGCTGGAGGTGTTCAACGATTCGGCGGAAGCCCAGGCATTGGCGTTTCAGATGGACTTGCTGGAACGGCGACTGCGTTTGAAGGCGCTACGGGCGCAGCGCCTGGAGTTATATAAGCTCAGTCGTCACCACCAGATTGGTGATGACGTATTGCGGGAAGTGCTGGGTGAGCTGGATTTGAGTGAGGCTAACTTGGGTAAGTGA
- the tcdA gene encoding tRNA cyclic N6-threonylcarbamoyladenosine(37) synthase TcdA, translating into MVMSTEDPRFAGIARLYGIEGLERLRAAHVAIVGVGGVGSWAAEAIARCGVGEISLFDLDDVCVSNANRQLHALDSTVGKPKVEVMAERLRGINPDCTVHAVPDFVTRETMAEYITPNIDCVIDCIDSVNAKAALIAWCKRRKIQIITTGGAGGQIDPTLIQVCDLNRTFNDPLASKVRSTLRRDYNFSRTVTRHYSVPCVFSTEQLRYPKPDGSICLQKSFVGDGVKLDCAGGFGAVMMVTATFGMVAATKAVDKIVAGVRRPADKLKPAP; encoded by the coding sequence ATGGTCATGAGTACAGAAGATCCGCGGTTTGCAGGCATCGCCCGTTTGTATGGCATCGAAGGGCTTGAGCGCTTGCGTGCGGCCCACGTGGCGATCGTCGGCGTCGGTGGCGTCGGCTCCTGGGCGGCGGAAGCCATCGCCCGTTGCGGCGTAGGCGAGATTTCCCTGTTTGACCTCGACGACGTATGCGTCAGCAACGCCAACCGCCAGCTGCACGCGCTGGACAGCACGGTCGGCAAACCCAAGGTCGAGGTGATGGCCGAGCGTTTGCGCGGAATCAATCCCGACTGCACGGTGCACGCAGTGCCGGACTTCGTCACCCGCGAGACCATGGCCGAGTACATCACGCCAAATATCGACTGCGTGATCGATTGCATCGACAGCGTCAACGCAAAAGCGGCGCTGATCGCCTGGTGCAAACGCCGCAAGATCCAGATCATCACCACTGGCGGGGCGGGTGGGCAGATTGATCCGACGTTGATTCAGGTCTGCGACTTGAACCGAACGTTCAATGATCCATTGGCTTCTAAGGTACGTTCGACCCTGCGCCGCGATTACAACTTCTCCCGCACCGTGACCCGTCATTACAGCGTGCCGTGCGTGTTTTCCACCGAGCAGCTGCGCTATCCGAAACCGGATGGCAGCATCTGTTTGCAGAAGAGTTTCGTCGGGGATGGCGTGAAGCTCGACTGCGCCGGCGGGTTTGGCGCGGTGATGATGGTGACGGCGACGTTTGGCATGGTCGCGGCGACCAAGGCTGTGGATAAGATTGTGGCTGGGGTGCGACGGCCGGCGGATAAGTTGAAGCCAGCACCGTAA
- a CDS encoding aminotransferase class V-fold PLP-dependent enzyme, which translates to MMIPSPWRADFPAIAALQRQDQTYLDNAATTQKPQALLDALAHYYANGAANVHRAQHLPGAHATQAFEDSRSKAAHWLNAGDCGQVIFTHGATSALNLLAYGLEHVFNPGDEIVISALEHHANLLPWQQLAHRRELKLVILPLANDGLIDLDAAASLIGPRTRLLAVSQLSNVLGAWQPLPALLAMAKAHSALTVVDGAQGVVHGRHDVQALGCDFYVFSSHKLYGPDGLGVLFGRHEALKQLRHWQFGGEMVLDADYQHARFRPAPLGFEAGTPPISSVIGLGATLDYLAGLDQDAVSAHEAALHDYLLKGLEARNGIRLLGKPQLALASFVVEGVHNADLAHLLTEQGIAVRAGHHCAMPLLKSFELAGAIRVSLALYNDSEDLERFFEALDQALELLR; encoded by the coding sequence ATGATGATTCCCTCTCCTTGGCGCGCCGATTTTCCGGCCATCGCCGCTCTGCAACGGCAAGACCAGACCTATCTGGACAACGCCGCCACCACTCAAAAACCTCAAGCCCTGCTGGATGCCCTGGCGCATTACTACGCCAATGGCGCGGCCAACGTGCATCGGGCGCAGCACTTGCCCGGCGCGCATGCCACCCAGGCATTCGAGGACAGCCGCAGCAAAGCCGCCCACTGGCTGAATGCCGGCGATTGCGGGCAGGTCATCTTTACCCACGGCGCCACCTCCGCGCTGAACCTCCTGGCCTATGGCCTGGAACACGTGTTCAATCCGGGCGACGAGATTGTCATCAGTGCCCTGGAGCATCACGCCAACCTGCTGCCATGGCAGCAACTGGCCCACCGTCGCGAGCTGAAGCTGGTGATCCTGCCACTGGCTAACGACGGTTTGATTGACCTCGATGCCGCCGCGTCGCTGATCGGCCCTCGAACCCGCTTGCTGGCAGTCAGTCAGTTGTCCAACGTGCTCGGCGCCTGGCAGCCGCTGCCTGCCTTGCTGGCGATGGCCAAGGCACACAGCGCGTTGACCGTGGTCGATGGCGCTCAAGGCGTGGTCCATGGTCGGCATGACGTGCAGGCACTGGGCTGCGACTTCTATGTGTTTTCCAGCCACAAGCTCTACGGTCCAGATGGCCTGGGCGTGTTGTTCGGACGCCATGAAGCGCTCAAGCAACTGCGCCATTGGCAATTCGGCGGCGAAATGGTGCTGGACGCGGATTACCAGCACGCACGCTTTCGCCCGGCGCCGCTGGGATTCGAGGCGGGCACGCCGCCGATTTCCAGTGTGATCGGCCTCGGGGCGACGCTGGATTACCTCGCGGGACTCGACCAGGACGCCGTCTCGGCCCATGAAGCGGCACTGCATGACTATTTGTTGAAAGGCCTTGAGGCCCGCAACGGCATCCGGTTGCTGGGCAAACCGCAACTGGCGCTGGCGAGTTTTGTCGTCGAGGGTGTGCATAACGCTGATCTGGCGCATTTGCTCACCGAACAGGGCATCGCAGTACGCGCCGGTCATCACTGCGCCATGCCACTGCTGAAAAGCTTTGAACTGGCCGGGGCGATTCGGGTGTCGTTGGCGCTGTACAACGACTCCGAAGATCTTGAGCGGTTCTTTGAAGCACTGGATCAGGCGCTGGAGTTGTTGCGATGA
- a CDS encoding cold-shock protein, whose protein sequence is MATRETGNVKWFNDAKGYGFIQRADGVDVFVHYRAIRGEGHRSLTEGQQVEYAVVTGEKGLQAEDVVGL, encoded by the coding sequence ATGGCAACACGTGAAACCGGCAATGTGAAGTGGTTCAACGACGCCAAGGGCTACGGTTTTATTCAGCGCGCGGACGGGGTGGATGTGTTCGTGCACTACCGTGCGATTCGCGGTGAAGGCCACCGCTCGCTGACGGAAGGTCAGCAGGTCGAGTACGCGGTAGTGACCGGCGAGAAGGGGTTGCAGGCTGAGGATGTGGTGGGGCTTTAA
- a CDS encoding ArsC family reductase, giving the protein MTVSSKTLHLFGIKACDTMKKARTWLDEHAVSYDLHDYKTAGIDREHLTQWCDEHGWQVVLNRAGTTFRKLDDERKADLDQPKAIELMLAQPSMIKRPVLDLGDRTLIGFKPDIYAAALK; this is encoded by the coding sequence TTGACCGTTTCAAGCAAAACGTTGCACCTTTTCGGCATCAAAGCCTGCGACACCATGAAAAAGGCGCGCACCTGGCTCGATGAACACGCTGTCAGCTATGACTTACACGATTACAAAACGGCCGGAATCGACCGTGAACACCTGACCCAATGGTGCGACGAGCACGGCTGGCAAGTGGTGTTGAACCGTGCAGGCACGACCTTTCGCAAGCTCGACGACGAACGTAAAGCCGATCTCGACCAGCCGAAAGCCATCGAACTGATGCTCGCACAACCCTCGATGATCAAGCGCCCGGTGCTCGATCTCGGTGACCGAACCCTGATTGGCTTCAAGCCAGACATCTACGCGGCAGCGCTCAAGTAA